One part of the bacterium genome encodes these proteins:
- a CDS encoding UPF0175 family protein, with protein MSVKNLEFPISEDIFLALNEKSDEVIRDIKTFSAIKFFEAGKLSLGKAAKLAEMDKTDFMGLLSKQKISVYNYSAEEVNEDVENIRRSMKGKGR; from the coding sequence ATGTCTGTAAAAAATTTAGAATTTCCTATATCTGAGGATATCTTCCTTGCGTTAAATGAAAAATCTGATGAGGTGATCAGGGACATAAAAACCTTTTCGGCAATAAAATTTTTTGAGGCTGGTAAACTATCTCTTGGAAAAGCCGCAAAACTTGCTGAAATGGATAAGACAGATTTTATGGGACTTCTTTCAAAACAAAAAATATCCGTATATAATTATTCTGCAGAAGAAGTTAATGAAGATGTCGAAAATATAAGAAGAAGTATGAAGGGTAAAGGAAGATGA